tggtcCAACTTTTCACCTTttaagtcactgacatgtgtgCCAGAAACCTGACGCCGAAAATCagatatacgtagcccgtggaaattcaaatgtacGCGCTGCTTTTTTGTGAACTCTCCTCCTGCACTCCGGGGTGGATTGGTCCAATTGTCGTTACGAGCTCCCGGAAGGTACGAGCTCCCCCTCCGGCCATCCAGCATGAGATTCTCGACCGGACAACCGGAATGATGCGCAGTGAAGCGCTGGGAAGCGCTCGCAGGGGTCCTTCCGGGGTGGGGGTGGTCGCCCAGATGACACAGCCAGCGATGCGTGACCAACGGGGTTCACTCACCTCACCTCTGATCGCTCCGCGTTCCACGAGGGCGTTGGTTCGTCGCGGTTCGTCGATAGGACGAAGGTGTCCCTGTCGCGTGACATCATCTTTCGTAGCGGTTGCAGTGCGGTGGAGGCCCGGTTCCCACGGCCCGCGATCCCTTTGCCCAGGATGGAACAGGCGTTTGCCTTTCGATTTCGCGTCGCCTCGACCGCCGTACGACCTCCAAAAGCGGTACGGGCTCGACACGCCGATTAATcctcgtgcgcgcgcgccccttcACTAACCCAGATTCGGTTTCCGCATTGCAGAGCGCAGGTGGGGCGCCGGTCCGGCAGTGGTTCTGGTGGAAtgtggcctttttttccttttcctggtGGAGGTTCTTGCCCAAGCCCAAGGTTCCAAGGGGGCTCACACTTGTTGTGGGAGCCTGTGCCGTGTCGCTACGggctgctggccggccacagagagagggagagagagagagaggaagagagagggagagagagagatagaaggagagagagagagagagcgctctAGGAAGTGGGCCTAGGGTCGGCACCTCAACTCGCCTCGAGCCTCGAGCACGAAGAACTCTGCGCGAGGGCTGCATCGGGTGGTATGGCACGCAATAACACCCAAGTCTAAAaccgcccacacacacacacacacacacacacagccaaccaGCGATCGAGGTGGTGCTGCAGGCGTCGAGTCGAGCAGCTGGCGGAACCTCAAAACAGGTTTCCGCGCTTACTGCCGCATTGCAGTCACCGTCGCTCGCaatcgcccccccccccccgccaaCCGCAGCCACCCGCGCGAAGTTGTACGCTTCCGCGAAATCGACCATAATGCAATCGACTCTCGACGGGTGATGGACTTCGACATCGACTCGAACTCACGTCGAAGTCCCGCGGACGCGGACCAACTCCGAGTTCGAGGACAAAGAAAACACGTGTGCCCCCCGCCTAAGGGGGGGCGATTTTTCGGGAATAGAGTCAAGTGGTTTACATATATATTTTGCTCCAGTATGTCCTGATTCTCCTGTCGCCTGATTTTCCGATTGCCGATCCGATAGAGGAGGAGGTGTGGGTTTGGTGTTTTTGAGTTCTCCACAGTAACGCGCACCCACACGCGTCCTACTTCGGTCCTACTTCTTTCCTAGTTCttcggcttcttcttcttcttcctgctGGTGGTCTTTTGGTccatgccccccccccccctccctctATCCCGTGGTGTCTTGTGTGGTGTGCCCCCTCTCGACATATCTGTACAAGTATCTCCTACATACACTCCACGGGGGTTTCGAGGaatcgtgtgtcgtgtgtgggTTAAAAAGGGGAGCCAGGATTTCGGATTCGGGGGACCAGGACCAGTGGGAGGGGGCGCGGTGGGCGGGATGGGGTCTCCgggcacatacacacacacacagacatatcacaaaacaaacaaacaatgctCCCGCAACTTCACCTCGCGTGGGATCGCTGGTAGGGTCGGGAGAGAAGGgagtggcgtgtggcgtgctATCAGGAAGcgggttgggggggggggggcgccccGCAGGAAgcgtgtgttgttgttttgggggGTGGATTTTAGCCTCCTTCCGCTCCCTCTGGtccctgccgctgctgctggtgctgctgcactaCGTCTACACTCTGGGGTCTACTGCCACTGCCTCCTGCCTGCCTCCTAGACCTTGTTGAAGGTGTAGCTGTAGCCGTCCGGGGTGCGGTTCAGCTGCAGCTTGCCCGGGGGCTGGAAGCGGTGCGGAGCCGGGGTGGTGGTCCACGCCGGTGCAGCCTGCGGGGCGGGCGCGTAATGCTGCTGGTACTGCggggccgccggtgccggctgctggtggtggtagtgttgCTGCGGAGCGGGCGCCGGTGGCGGGACCGGGGCGGGAGCGGAGTACTGGTTCTGGCTGAAGTTCGGGTCGTTCCAGCGCGGATCGTACTGGCCGTCATCGTCGTAGCTGCGGCCTCCGGCACCCCCGTAGTTCTGAGGTTGCGGCGCCTGGTAgtgctgctggggctgcggCGCCTGATAgtgctgctggggctgcggGGCCGGCTGGGCCGGGGCGGCTGGTGCTACCGGCAGATGGTCTCCCGAGGCCTGGAATCTGTTGGAGGGGAGGACAAGGAACAGAATCAGAACCTGTTCAGAAGTTCCGAAGTTTGACAGCTGACAGCTGACAGATCAGCTGGGGACACACCAGGGCCTGCACCTACCCGTTCTTGCCGGCGACGTAGGAGATGGTCCGGCGCTGGCCGGTCGGGTCCACGTAGCTGTACGACCCGCGCCGGTTACCGTCCGAGTCCGTCTCCTCCTTAAAGTCGGTGCCGTCCTCCTGCGTGTAGGCGGCCCCAAACTTGCCGTCCCCGGACTGGTACCGCTGCTCGCTCAGGATGGCGGCCGTCTTCGGGTCACGGTGGTAGCCACCCCCGCCCCCGTACTGGGCGCTGGTGGCccccagcagcatcagcgttGATAGTAGCACCTTGTGGAGGTATAGGTCGAGTGGAGAAAAGTAAGCGAAAGGAAGCGGTTACAGGGGCGCccatctctctcgctttctcgctGCAGCCTGCCcaactcgcacacacacacaagcagacACAAGGTTTGGTTGAAGTGTTCTTGATTGATGGCCTCCTGTGCGTAGGTGCGTGCGTTGGGTGCGTGCGGCGAAACAGGCGACTAGAGATCTCGAGGTCAGGAAGGACTCCAGTAGTGTGAGAAACAATTCTTACAAATCGGAACATGTCGAAGCGGTTCACAGGACACACAAGAACACACGTTGACACTGGGGCGATCTTCTTCTGAACTGCGGTAAACTGCGCTACACTCgtgggagagcgagagagagccttTACACAAGCGGAATCACTGACCGCACActgcccaaaaaaaaaactaagaaaGGACAACGCCCAACGAACTGATCCTCTCCGAGCGCACAAACGACGCAGGACGCGATCAGAGTCGACTGAGTGCGAAGAAAGAACTGACTTgtggccggttccgggccTACCTTTTATATATCCCAGGCGGGCCCCTTCCTCCGCCCCCCATGCCAAGTTGGTCACCTCGCAAGTAAGCGCCTTCACTCAGACCCACCCCACACCCACCCCCACCGCAAAGGAGCGAAGGAGGGGGCAGCCCAACTCGAAGGGAGTCTCGAtagactgctgctgctgctgcagtccAGTCCACACACTCAAAAGAGCTACCAACACATCGATCCAACCAAACCTTCCAAACCAccgcggcccccggggcctCTCAAGACGTAGCTATACAGCGACTTCCACAAAAACTAATAAGCGAGAGGCTCAAGttagccagagagagagagagagagagagagagattggtGAAGCGTTAACCAGGGGGTCCCAAGCCCGCAAGACGGAACCTCGGCACGGAGCTAGAATCCCCCGATTACCCCAAATGCAGGGAGTGTCTGTTTAGGGCAGCTGTCAaacagcgatcgatcgatcactttCACCGCTTCACCGTGGTGGTGCGCATCTTCCCATTCCGGCCTCGCCCTGGCCGAAGGTCGACGAAGAGATCGCTGGCTGGGGCGCGCTGACTGGGCGAAACAGTGAAAACCAGAACCTCAGCAAAAGTCCCCAGAAGTCGCTTCCCCATAGGGGGCGGCAGGGGGTGGGGAGGTCAACATGAGACCCGGCGGTAAATGTCAGGCAGACAAAACCGCCCAACCGCCAACCGTCCGTCCAAGAACCAGTTGGGTCCGAGAGAAGGCGATACCGGAAAAGGCGCTGTCGAAGTCCGCCAGCAAAGTCCAGAAGTCGCTTCCACCGGTCCACGCTTGCGGAGGCGGAGGGGTGGCCCGGTCTGCAATCGGGGTATGGTCCACCGAAGAGCCCAGTCCACCGAAGCGTTGGCTGTCTTTCACTGACGCCGACCACCAGGTGTCGGGCCACGTAGCCCTCCTCCGCTCGAGTCGCTCCAGTTCCTCCAGCACGCGCGCTCGCGTGCGTGCCACCGTGAACTGGGGCacagaaagagacagagaacgAGACAGCGAGTTGAAAGCGAATCTAAGGGGAGAGAAACGACAAACATGCGAGCGGATGACATTGAAAGTGTGTGGTGCAGTGCAGTGCCTGAGAAGCGGTGGCACCGACCTGAGAAGCGGGTTTTgcgctggctgactggctgacttCCGCAACGACCGAAACCACCTCGCCCGAGAGTTCCGCCGTGACCGtgacgtcgacgtcgtcgagCGCGCTTGGGCAGACCGTATCAGGGGCAGTGAGGCAGTGACACTGATGGCCGATGGCAACACATTCGGACATTCGCCTCCGCTCCAGAACACTCGCAGTTCGAAACCACCGACGCCTAACCTCTGACTGGCACGGACATCCGCGTCCGACGGTCCGTCATGATCTGCGAGAAGTTTGACGTCTTGCAAAAGAGTAGACCGTACTTTGTAGTACCGATCAATCCGATGATCCTTTAAAGATCACCAGCCGCCGACACGGAGTCTAAAGTTCTGACGAAACCCAAGTCCCAACTACGAGCCGAGTtggggccagccagcccaaaCGTTAGTTAGATTGTACTGACAACacagccacaacaacagctcTACGCTCACTGGTTCCGTGTGTTGtaaccccccaccccccaccaccccaccgaACGTCAGTTTGTGTGGGTGGACCATGCTCTGCCC
Above is a genomic segment from Anopheles cruzii unplaced genomic scaffold, idAnoCruzAS_RS32_06 scaffold00594_ctg1, whole genome shotgun sequence containing:
- the LOC128276134 gene encoding larval cuticle protein 2; the encoded protein is MFRFVLLSTLMLLGATSAQYGGGGGYHRDPKTAAILSEQRYQSGDGKFGAAYTQEDGTDFKEETDSDGNRRGSYSYVDPTGQRRTISYVAGKNGFQASGDHLPVAPAAPAQPAPQPQQHYQAPQPQQHYQAPQPQNYGGAGGRSYDDDGQYDPRWNDPNFSQNQYSAPAPVPPPAPAPQQHYHHQQPAPAAPQYQQHYAPAPQAAPAWTTTPAPHRFQPPGKLQLNRTPDGYSYTFNKV